The following are encoded in a window of Camelus ferus isolate YT-003-E chromosome 20, BCGSAC_Cfer_1.0, whole genome shotgun sequence genomic DNA:
- the PHF1 gene encoding PHD finger protein 1 isoform X1, with protein sequence MAQPPRLSRSGAPQLWDPASPAPTSGPRPRLWEGQDVLARWTDGLLYLGTIKKVDSAREVCLVQFEDDSQFLVLWKDISPAALPGEELLCCVCRSETVVPGNRLVSCEKCRHAYHQDCHVPRAPAPGEGEGTSWVCRQCVFAIATKRGGALKKGPYARAMLGMKLSLPYGLKGLDWDAGHLSNRQQSYCYCGGPGEWNLKMLQCRSCLQWFHEACTQCLSKPLLYGDRFYEFECCVCRGGPEKVRRLQLRWVDVAHLVLYHLSVCCKKKYFDFDREILPFTSENWDSLLLGELSDTPKGERSSKLLSALNSHKDRFISGREIKKRKCLFGLHARIPPPVEPPTGDGAPTSFPSGQGPGGGVSRPLGKRRRPEPEPLRRRQKGKMEELGPPSAVRNQPEPQEQRERARLQRALQASVSPPPSSPNQSYQGSSGYNFRPTDARCLPSSPIRMFASFHPSASTAGTSGDGEPPDRSPLELHIGFPTDIPKSAPHSMTASSSSVPAPSPGLPRRSAPSSPLCRSLSPGTGGGVRGGVGYLSRGDPVRVLARRVRPDGSVQYLVEWGGGGIF encoded by the exons ATGGCACAGCCCCCTCGGCTGAGCCGCTCTGGTGCCCCCCAACTTTGGGACCCAGcttcccctgctcccacctcaggcCCCAGGCCTCGACTATGGGAGGGTCAAGATGTGCTGGCCAGGTGGACAGATGGGCTGCTATATTTGGGGACCATCAAAAAG GTGGACAGTGCTCGGGAGGTGTGTCTGGTCCAGTTTGAGGATGATTCCCAGTTTCTGGTTCTATGGAAAGACATCAGCCCTG CTGCCCTCCCGGGGGAGGAACTCCTCTGCTGTGTCTGTCGCTCTGAGACTGTGGTCCCTGGGAACCGGCTAGTCAGCTGTGAGAAGTGTCGCCATG CTTACCACCAGGACTGCCACGTTCCAAGGGCCCCAGcccctggagagggagagggcacATCCTGGGTCTGCCGCCAGTGTGTCTTTGCCATCGCCACCAAG AGGGGAGGTGCACTGAAGAAGGGCCCCTATGCCCGGGCCATGCTGGGCATGAAGCTTTCTCTGCCATACGGACTAAAGGGGCTGGACTGGGACGCTGGACATCTGAGCAACCGGCAGCAGAGCTACTGTTATTGTGGTGGCCCTGGGGA GTGGAACCTGAAAATGCTGCAGTGCCGGAGCTGCCTGCAGTGGTTCCACGAGGCCTGCACCCAGTGTCTGAGCAAGCCCCTCCTCTACGGGGACAG GTTCTATGAGTTTGAATGCTGTGTGTGTCGGGGGGGCCCTGAGAAGGTCCGGAGGCTGCAGCTTCGCTG GGTGGATGTGGCGCATCTTGTCCTCTATCACCTCAGTGTTTGCTGtaagaaaaaatactttgatTTTGACCGTGAGATCCTCCCCTTCACCTCTGAGAATTGGGACAGTTTGCTCCTTGGGGAG CTCTCAGACACTCCCAAGGGAGAACGTTCTTCCAAGCTCCTCTCCGCTCTCAACAGCCACAAGGACCG TTTCATTTCAGGGAGGGAGATTAAGAAGAGGAAATGCTTGTTTGGTCTCCATGCTCGGATCCCTCCCCCTGTGGAGCCCCCTACTGGAGATGGAGCCCCCACCAG CTTCCCTtcagggcagggccctgggggaggggtctcACGTCCCCTGGGGAAGCGCCGGAGGCCGGAGCCAGAGCccctgaggaggaggcagaaggggaaaATGGAGGAGCTGGGGCCACCCTCAGCAGTGCGCAATCAGCCCGAgccccaggagcagagggagcGGGCTCGTCTGCAGAGGGCACTGCAG GCCTCAGTGTCTCCACCACCCTCCAGTCCTAACCAGAGTTACCAGGGCAGCAGCGGCTACAACTTCCGTCCCACAGATGCCCGCTGCCTGCCCAG cagtCCCATCCGGATGTTCGCTTCCTTCCACCCCTCTGCCAGCACCGCAGGGACCTCTGGGGATGGTGAACCCCCAGACAG GTCACCCCTGGAACTTCACATTGGTTTCCCCACAGATATCCCTAAAAGTGCCCCCCACTCGATGACTGCCTCATCTTCCTcagtccctgccccctccccaggtctcCCTAGACGCTCAGCGCCCTCTTCTCCCCTGTGCCGAAGTTTGTCTCCTGGGACTGGGGGAGGAGTCCGAGGTGGGGTTGGCTACCTGTCCCGAGGGGACCCGGTCCGGGTCCTTGCTCGGAGAGTACGGCCTGATGGCTCTGTGCAGTACCTGGttgagtggggaggtgggggcatcTTCTGA
- the PHF1 gene encoding PHD finger protein 1 isoform X3 has translation MAQPPRLSRSGAPQLWDPASPAPTSGPRPRLWEGQDVLARWTDGLLYLGTIKKVDSAREVCLVQFEDDSQFLVLWKDISPAALPGEELLCCVCRSETVVPGNRLVSCEKCRHAYHQDCHVPRAPAPGEGEGTSWVCRQCVFAIATKRGGALKKGPYARAMLGMKLSLPYGLKGLDWDAGHLSNRQQSYCYCGGPGEWNLKMLQCRSCLQWFHEACTQCLSKPLLYGDRFYEFECCVCRGGPEKVRRLQLRWVDVAHLVLYHLSVCCKKKYFDFDREILPFTSENWDSLLLGELSDTPKGERSSKLLSALNSHKDRFISGREIKKRKCLFGLHARIPPPVEPPTGDGAPTSFPSGQGPGGGVSRPLGKRRRPEPEPLRRRQKGKMEELGPPSAVRNQPEPQEQRERARLQRALQASVSPPPSSPNQSYQGSSGYNFRPTDARCLPRSPLELHIGFPTDIPKSAPHSMTASSSSVPAPSPGLPRRSAPSSPLCRSLSPGTGGGVRGGVGYLSRGDPVRVLARRVRPDGSVQYLVEWGGGGIF, from the exons ATGGCACAGCCCCCTCGGCTGAGCCGCTCTGGTGCCCCCCAACTTTGGGACCCAGcttcccctgctcccacctcaggcCCCAGGCCTCGACTATGGGAGGGTCAAGATGTGCTGGCCAGGTGGACAGATGGGCTGCTATATTTGGGGACCATCAAAAAG GTGGACAGTGCTCGGGAGGTGTGTCTGGTCCAGTTTGAGGATGATTCCCAGTTTCTGGTTCTATGGAAAGACATCAGCCCTG CTGCCCTCCCGGGGGAGGAACTCCTCTGCTGTGTCTGTCGCTCTGAGACTGTGGTCCCTGGGAACCGGCTAGTCAGCTGTGAGAAGTGTCGCCATG CTTACCACCAGGACTGCCACGTTCCAAGGGCCCCAGcccctggagagggagagggcacATCCTGGGTCTGCCGCCAGTGTGTCTTTGCCATCGCCACCAAG AGGGGAGGTGCACTGAAGAAGGGCCCCTATGCCCGGGCCATGCTGGGCATGAAGCTTTCTCTGCCATACGGACTAAAGGGGCTGGACTGGGACGCTGGACATCTGAGCAACCGGCAGCAGAGCTACTGTTATTGTGGTGGCCCTGGGGA GTGGAACCTGAAAATGCTGCAGTGCCGGAGCTGCCTGCAGTGGTTCCACGAGGCCTGCACCCAGTGTCTGAGCAAGCCCCTCCTCTACGGGGACAG GTTCTATGAGTTTGAATGCTGTGTGTGTCGGGGGGGCCCTGAGAAGGTCCGGAGGCTGCAGCTTCGCTG GGTGGATGTGGCGCATCTTGTCCTCTATCACCTCAGTGTTTGCTGtaagaaaaaatactttgatTTTGACCGTGAGATCCTCCCCTTCACCTCTGAGAATTGGGACAGTTTGCTCCTTGGGGAG CTCTCAGACACTCCCAAGGGAGAACGTTCTTCCAAGCTCCTCTCCGCTCTCAACAGCCACAAGGACCG TTTCATTTCAGGGAGGGAGATTAAGAAGAGGAAATGCTTGTTTGGTCTCCATGCTCGGATCCCTCCCCCTGTGGAGCCCCCTACTGGAGATGGAGCCCCCACCAG CTTCCCTtcagggcagggccctgggggaggggtctcACGTCCCCTGGGGAAGCGCCGGAGGCCGGAGCCAGAGCccctgaggaggaggcagaaggggaaaATGGAGGAGCTGGGGCCACCCTCAGCAGTGCGCAATCAGCCCGAgccccaggagcagagggagcGGGCTCGTCTGCAGAGGGCACTGCAG GCCTCAGTGTCTCCACCACCCTCCAGTCCTAACCAGAGTTACCAGGGCAGCAGCGGCTACAACTTCCGTCCCACAGATGCCCGCTGCCTGCCCAG GTCACCCCTGGAACTTCACATTGGTTTCCCCACAGATATCCCTAAAAGTGCCCCCCACTCGATGACTGCCTCATCTTCCTcagtccctgccccctccccaggtctcCCTAGACGCTCAGCGCCCTCTTCTCCCCTGTGCCGAAGTTTGTCTCCTGGGACTGGGGGAGGAGTCCGAGGTGGGGTTGGCTACCTGTCCCGAGGGGACCCGGTCCGGGTCCTTGCTCGGAGAGTACGGCCTGATGGCTCTGTGCAGTACCTGGttgagtggggaggtgggggcatcTTCTGA
- the PHF1 gene encoding PHD finger protein 1 isoform X2 produces MAQPPRLSRSGAPQLWDPASPAPTSGPRPRLWEGQDVLARWTDGLLYLGTIKKVDSAREVCLVQFEDDSQFLVLWKDISPAALPGEELLCCVCRSETVVPGNRLVSCEKCRHAYHQDCHVPRAPAPGEGEGTSWVCRQCVFAIATKRGGALKKGPYARAMLGMKLSLPYGLKGLDWDAGHLSNRQQSYCYCGGPGEWNLKMLQCRSCLQWFHEACTQCLSKPLLYGDRFYEFECCVCRGGPEKVRRLQLRWVDVAHLVLYHLSVCCKKKYFDFDREILPFTSENWDSLLLGELSDTPKGERSSKLLSALNSHKDRFISGREIKKRKCLFGLHARIPPPVEPPTGDGAPTSFPSGQGPGGGVSRPLGKRRRPEPEPLRRRQKGKMEELGPPSAVRNQPEPQEQRERARLQRALQASVSPPPSSPNQSYQGSSGYNFRPTDARCLPSPIRMFASFHPSASTAGTSGDGEPPDRSPLELHIGFPTDIPKSAPHSMTASSSSVPAPSPGLPRRSAPSSPLCRSLSPGTGGGVRGGVGYLSRGDPVRVLARRVRPDGSVQYLVEWGGGGIF; encoded by the exons ATGGCACAGCCCCCTCGGCTGAGCCGCTCTGGTGCCCCCCAACTTTGGGACCCAGcttcccctgctcccacctcaggcCCCAGGCCTCGACTATGGGAGGGTCAAGATGTGCTGGCCAGGTGGACAGATGGGCTGCTATATTTGGGGACCATCAAAAAG GTGGACAGTGCTCGGGAGGTGTGTCTGGTCCAGTTTGAGGATGATTCCCAGTTTCTGGTTCTATGGAAAGACATCAGCCCTG CTGCCCTCCCGGGGGAGGAACTCCTCTGCTGTGTCTGTCGCTCTGAGACTGTGGTCCCTGGGAACCGGCTAGTCAGCTGTGAGAAGTGTCGCCATG CTTACCACCAGGACTGCCACGTTCCAAGGGCCCCAGcccctggagagggagagggcacATCCTGGGTCTGCCGCCAGTGTGTCTTTGCCATCGCCACCAAG AGGGGAGGTGCACTGAAGAAGGGCCCCTATGCCCGGGCCATGCTGGGCATGAAGCTTTCTCTGCCATACGGACTAAAGGGGCTGGACTGGGACGCTGGACATCTGAGCAACCGGCAGCAGAGCTACTGTTATTGTGGTGGCCCTGGGGA GTGGAACCTGAAAATGCTGCAGTGCCGGAGCTGCCTGCAGTGGTTCCACGAGGCCTGCACCCAGTGTCTGAGCAAGCCCCTCCTCTACGGGGACAG GTTCTATGAGTTTGAATGCTGTGTGTGTCGGGGGGGCCCTGAGAAGGTCCGGAGGCTGCAGCTTCGCTG GGTGGATGTGGCGCATCTTGTCCTCTATCACCTCAGTGTTTGCTGtaagaaaaaatactttgatTTTGACCGTGAGATCCTCCCCTTCACCTCTGAGAATTGGGACAGTTTGCTCCTTGGGGAG CTCTCAGACACTCCCAAGGGAGAACGTTCTTCCAAGCTCCTCTCCGCTCTCAACAGCCACAAGGACCG TTTCATTTCAGGGAGGGAGATTAAGAAGAGGAAATGCTTGTTTGGTCTCCATGCTCGGATCCCTCCCCCTGTGGAGCCCCCTACTGGAGATGGAGCCCCCACCAG CTTCCCTtcagggcagggccctgggggaggggtctcACGTCCCCTGGGGAAGCGCCGGAGGCCGGAGCCAGAGCccctgaggaggaggcagaaggggaaaATGGAGGAGCTGGGGCCACCCTCAGCAGTGCGCAATCAGCCCGAgccccaggagcagagggagcGGGCTCGTCTGCAGAGGGCACTGCAG GCCTCAGTGTCTCCACCACCCTCCAGTCCTAACCAGAGTTACCAGGGCAGCAGCGGCTACAACTTCCGTCCCACAGATGCCCGCTGCCTGCCCAG tCCCATCCGGATGTTCGCTTCCTTCCACCCCTCTGCCAGCACCGCAGGGACCTCTGGGGATGGTGAACCCCCAGACAG GTCACCCCTGGAACTTCACATTGGTTTCCCCACAGATATCCCTAAAAGTGCCCCCCACTCGATGACTGCCTCATCTTCCTcagtccctgccccctccccaggtctcCCTAGACGCTCAGCGCCCTCTTCTCCCCTGTGCCGAAGTTTGTCTCCTGGGACTGGGGGAGGAGTCCGAGGTGGGGTTGGCTACCTGTCCCGAGGGGACCCGGTCCGGGTCCTTGCTCGGAGAGTACGGCCTGATGGCTCTGTGCAGTACCTGGttgagtggggaggtgggggcatcTTCTGA
- the CUTA gene encoding protein CutA isoform X6, giving the protein MASGSPPSQPSPASGSAYVPGSVSAAFVTCPNEKVAKEIARAVVEKRLAACVNLIPQITSIYEWKGKIEEDSEVLMMIKTQSSLVPALTDFVRSVHPYEVAEVIALPVEQGNSPYLHWVRQVTESVSDSSTALP; this is encoded by the exons ATGGCTTCAGGAAGCCCCCCGTCCCAGCCCTCACCGGCCTCGGGCTCCGCCTATGTTCCTGGCTCGGTATCTGCAGCTTTTGTCACCTGTCCCAACGAGAAGGTCGCCAAGGAGATCGCCAG GGCTGTGGTGGAGAAGCGCCTGGCAGCCTGCGTCAACCTCATCCCTCAGATTACATCCAT CTATGAGTGGAAAGGAAAGATTGAGGAGGACAGTGAAGTGCTGATG ATGATTAAAACCCAAAGCTCGTTGGTTCCAGCTTTGACAGATTTTGTTCG TTCTGTGCACCCTTACGAAGTGGCTGAGGTGATTGCATTGCCTGTGGAGCAGGGGAACTCCCCGTACCTGCATTGGGTGCGCCAGGTTACAGAGTCAGTTTCTGACTCCAGCACAGCCCTACCATAA
- the CUTA gene encoding protein CutA isoform X5, which translates to MPALLPVVSRLLLLSRALLSMASGSPPSQPSPASGSAYVPGSVSAAFVTCPNEKVAKEIARAVVEKRLAACVNLIPQITSIYEWKGKIEEDSEVLMMIKTQSSLVPALTDFVRSVHPYEVAEVIALPVEQGNSPYLHWVRQVTESVSDSSTALP; encoded by the exons ATGCCGGCGCTGCTGCCTGTGGTCTCCCGCCTTCTGTTGCTATCCCGAGCCCTGCTGTCCATGGCTTCAGGAAGCCCCCCGTCCCAGCCCTCACCGGCCTCGGGCTCCGCCTATGTTCCTGGCTCGGTATCTGCAGCTTTTGTCACCTGTCCCAACGAGAAGGTCGCCAAGGAGATCGCCAG GGCTGTGGTGGAGAAGCGCCTGGCAGCCTGCGTCAACCTCATCCCTCAGATTACATCCAT CTATGAGTGGAAAGGAAAGATTGAGGAGGACAGTGAAGTGCTGATG ATGATTAAAACCCAAAGCTCGTTGGTTCCAGCTTTGACAGATTTTGTTCG TTCTGTGCACCCTTACGAAGTGGCTGAGGTGATTGCATTGCCTGTGGAGCAGGGGAACTCCCCGTACCTGCATTGGGTGCGCCAGGTTACAGAGTCAGTTTCTGACTCCAGCACAGCCCTACCATAA
- the CUTA gene encoding protein CutA isoform X1, translated as MRWGRAPTILLGGGVSDRPSPSGTGSLDHHPHPKPEAALLFSLLWMPALLPVVSRLLLLSRALLSMASGSPPSQPSPASGSAYVPGSVSAAFVTCPNEKVAKEIARAVVEKRLAACVNLIPQITSIYEWKGKIEEDSEVLMMIKTQSSLVPALTDFVRSVHPYEVAEVIALPVEQGNSPYLHWVRQVTESVSDSSTALP; from the exons ATGAGGTGGGGGCGGGCTCCCACAATCCTGCTCGGCGGAGGGGTGAGTGACCGCCCCTCCCCTTCCGGTACTGGAAGCCTCGACCACCACCCGCATCCAAAACCCGAG GCCGCTCTGCTCTTCTCCCTTCTTTGGATGCCGGCGCTGCTGCCTGTGGTCTCCCGCCTTCTGTTGCTATCCCGAGCCCTGCTGTCCATGGCTTCAGGAAGCCCCCCGTCCCAGCCCTCACCGGCCTCGGGCTCCGCCTATGTTCCTGGCTCGGTATCTGCAGCTTTTGTCACCTGTCCCAACGAGAAGGTCGCCAAGGAGATCGCCAG GGCTGTGGTGGAGAAGCGCCTGGCAGCCTGCGTCAACCTCATCCCTCAGATTACATCCAT CTATGAGTGGAAAGGAAAGATTGAGGAGGACAGTGAAGTGCTGATG ATGATTAAAACCCAAAGCTCGTTGGTTCCAGCTTTGACAGATTTTGTTCG TTCTGTGCACCCTTACGAAGTGGCTGAGGTGATTGCATTGCCTGTGGAGCAGGGGAACTCCCCGTACCTGCATTGGGTGCGCCAGGTTACAGAGTCAGTTTCTGACTCCAGCACAGCCCTACCATAA
- the CUTA gene encoding protein CutA isoform X2 — protein MRWGRAPTILLGGGAALLFSLLWMPALLPVVSRLLLLSRALLSMASGSPPSQPSPASGSAYVPGSVSAAFVTCPNEKVAKEIARAVVEKRLAACVNLIPQITSIYEWKGKIEEDSEVLMMIKTQSSLVPALTDFVRSVHPYEVAEVIALPVEQGNSPYLHWVRQVTESVSDSSTALP, from the exons ATGAGGTGGGGGCGGGCTCCCACAATCCTGCTCGGCGGAGGG GCCGCTCTGCTCTTCTCCCTTCTTTGGATGCCGGCGCTGCTGCCTGTGGTCTCCCGCCTTCTGTTGCTATCCCGAGCCCTGCTGTCCATGGCTTCAGGAAGCCCCCCGTCCCAGCCCTCACCGGCCTCGGGCTCCGCCTATGTTCCTGGCTCGGTATCTGCAGCTTTTGTCACCTGTCCCAACGAGAAGGTCGCCAAGGAGATCGCCAG GGCTGTGGTGGAGAAGCGCCTGGCAGCCTGCGTCAACCTCATCCCTCAGATTACATCCAT CTATGAGTGGAAAGGAAAGATTGAGGAGGACAGTGAAGTGCTGATG ATGATTAAAACCCAAAGCTCGTTGGTTCCAGCTTTGACAGATTTTGTTCG TTCTGTGCACCCTTACGAAGTGGCTGAGGTGATTGCATTGCCTGTGGAGCAGGGGAACTCCCCGTACCTGCATTGGGTGCGCCAGGTTACAGAGTCAGTTTCTGACTCCAGCACAGCCCTACCATAA
- the CUTA gene encoding protein CutA isoform X3: MRARIGRLWRLGCSGFYCHVVCAVFISRGCRPALLSMASGSPPSQPSPASGSAYVPGSVSAAFVTCPNEKVAKEIARAVVEKRLAACVNLIPQITSIYEWKGKIEEDSEVLMMIKTQSSLVPALTDFVRSVHPYEVAEVIALPVEQGNSPYLHWVRQVTESVSDSSTALP, encoded by the exons ATGAGGGCCAGGATTGGCCGGCTCTGGAGGTTAGGGTGTTCCGGCTTCTACTGTCACGTGGTCTGCGCTGTTTTCATATCACGTGGCTGCCGCCCAG CCCTGCTGTCCATGGCTTCAGGAAGCCCCCCGTCCCAGCCCTCACCGGCCTCGGGCTCCGCCTATGTTCCTGGCTCGGTATCTGCAGCTTTTGTCACCTGTCCCAACGAGAAGGTCGCCAAGGAGATCGCCAG GGCTGTGGTGGAGAAGCGCCTGGCAGCCTGCGTCAACCTCATCCCTCAGATTACATCCAT CTATGAGTGGAAAGGAAAGATTGAGGAGGACAGTGAAGTGCTGATG ATGATTAAAACCCAAAGCTCGTTGGTTCCAGCTTTGACAGATTTTGTTCG TTCTGTGCACCCTTACGAAGTGGCTGAGGTGATTGCATTGCCTGTGGAGCAGGGGAACTCCCCGTACCTGCATTGGGTGCGCCAGGTTACAGAGTCAGTTTCTGACTCCAGCACAGCCCTACCATAA
- the CUTA gene encoding protein CutA isoform X4: MRWGRAPTILLGGGVSDRPSPSGTGSLDHHPHPKPEAALLFSLLWMPALLPVVSRLLLLSRALLSMASGSPPSQPSPASGSAYVPGSVSAAFVTCPNEKVAKEIARAVVEKRLAACVNLIPQITSIYEWKGKIEEDSEVLMMIKTQSSLVPALTDFVR, encoded by the exons ATGAGGTGGGGGCGGGCTCCCACAATCCTGCTCGGCGGAGGGGTGAGTGACCGCCCCTCCCCTTCCGGTACTGGAAGCCTCGACCACCACCCGCATCCAAAACCCGAG GCCGCTCTGCTCTTCTCCCTTCTTTGGATGCCGGCGCTGCTGCCTGTGGTCTCCCGCCTTCTGTTGCTATCCCGAGCCCTGCTGTCCATGGCTTCAGGAAGCCCCCCGTCCCAGCCCTCACCGGCCTCGGGCTCCGCCTATGTTCCTGGCTCGGTATCTGCAGCTTTTGTCACCTGTCCCAACGAGAAGGTCGCCAAGGAGATCGCCAG GGCTGTGGTGGAGAAGCGCCTGGCAGCCTGCGTCAACCTCATCCCTCAGATTACATCCAT CTATGAGTGGAAAGGAAAGATTGAGGAGGACAGTGAAGTGCTGATG ATGATTAAAACCCAAAGCTCGTTGGTTCCAGCTTTGACAGATTTTGTTCGGTGA